In the genome of Bacteroidota bacterium, one region contains:
- a CDS encoding amino acid permease produces MKKNDALLRQLGFWDALTIGVGTMIGAGIFLLSGVAVAMTGPAALFAYLAAGVVCVITAASTAELATGMPTSGGDYYFVSRALGPAFGAVSGIGIWLSLTFAIAFYLFGLGEYLAQFTPLTPFWGALGGGLLLVALNIVGAKESGRVQVVIVLILLVILGGFSALAAFQIEADNYAPFFPFGTAPIAATTALVFVSFLGFVKIAAVAEEIKDPAKNLPRTLIGSVILVTILYGVIVLVIAGLFPQDVIAEVKDPLTEAARSLLGPVGAGIVIFAGLLATLSSANASIFAASRINLAMARDRMVPNWLAAIHPTRLTPYRAILITGVLTLALLLIEDLETLAKTASVLQLYSYAALNLGCAVLRAARPEWYRPSYRVPGTPFVQVFAALACLAIIGYSGTFAQFALLGLIVLSLGWYVVWGRNRVEIEHAVANLKARFAERGWAMFFDKAPVYADEAEAVAPVRERIDASDPRRVLVAVANPAHGADLLRLGRYVATGAEAGGEVVGLHMVRVPIQTPLSTARDRFVRERPAIEATLERLAAEAQRNAHGGHGDALGATSVETLTDVAHDVFGGLVAEVPGRQADLLLMGWRGGFSLGSSDSPVKRVILDTPTDLAILRDRGLGTVRTILVPWGGGTHAHLGLELALRIARATGAAVHLQRIVRSDVDTAQERAALVKDVAAIVSDY; encoded by the coding sequence GTGAAGAAGAACGACGCCCTCCTCCGCCAACTGGGCTTCTGGGACGCGCTCACCATCGGCGTCGGGACGATGATCGGGGCGGGCATCTTCCTCCTCTCGGGCGTCGCCGTGGCGATGACCGGCCCGGCGGCCCTGTTTGCCTACCTCGCGGCGGGCGTCGTCTGCGTCATCACGGCGGCGAGCACGGCCGAGCTCGCGACGGGCATGCCGACGTCGGGAGGCGACTACTACTTTGTGTCACGTGCGCTTGGCCCCGCCTTCGGGGCCGTGTCAGGCATCGGGATCTGGCTGAGCCTGACGTTCGCCATCGCGTTCTACCTGTTCGGGCTTGGGGAGTACCTGGCGCAGTTCACCCCGCTGACGCCGTTCTGGGGCGCGCTCGGGGGTGGGCTACTCCTCGTGGCGCTCAACATCGTCGGGGCGAAGGAGTCGGGGCGGGTGCAGGTGGTGATCGTGCTCATCCTGCTCGTCATCCTCGGCGGCTTCAGCGCGCTCGCCGCGTTCCAGATCGAGGCCGACAACTACGCGCCGTTCTTCCCCTTCGGTACCGCGCCCATCGCCGCGACGACCGCGCTCGTGTTCGTCTCCTTCCTCGGCTTTGTCAAGATTGCGGCTGTCGCTGAGGAAATCAAAGACCCGGCCAAGAACCTGCCGCGCACGCTCATCGGCTCGGTCATCCTGGTGACGATCCTCTACGGCGTGATCGTGCTTGTGATCGCGGGCCTCTTCCCGCAGGATGTGATCGCCGAGGTGAAAGACCCGCTGACCGAGGCCGCCCGCAGCCTGCTCGGGCCCGTCGGCGCGGGCATCGTGATCTTCGCCGGGTTGCTGGCTACGCTCTCGTCGGCCAACGCAAGCATCTTCGCGGCGTCGCGCATCAACCTTGCGATGGCGCGCGACCGGATGGTCCCCAACTGGCTCGCTGCGATCCATCCGACGCGCCTCACGCCCTACCGCGCCATCCTCATCACGGGCGTGCTCACGCTCGCGCTGCTTCTGATCGAGGACCTGGAGACGCTCGCCAAGACGGCCAGCGTGCTGCAACTCTACAGCTACGCCGCCCTCAACCTCGGCTGCGCGGTGCTGCGCGCGGCGCGGCCGGAATGGTACCGTCCGTCATACCGCGTCCCCGGTACGCCGTTCGTGCAGGTCTTCGCGGCGCTGGCATGCCTCGCCATCATCGGCTATTCGGGGACCTTCGCGCAGTTTGCGCTCCTCGGGCTGATCGTGCTCAGCCTCGGGTGGTACGTCGTCTGGGGCCGCAACCGTGTCGAGATTGAGCACGCCGTCGCTAACCTCAAGGCCCGCTTCGCCGAGCGCGGCTGGGCGATGTTCTTTGACAAGGCGCCGGTCTATGCCGACGAGGCCGAGGCCGTCGCTCCGGTCCGCGAGCGCATCGACGCGAGCGACCCGCGCCGGGTGCTCGTCGCCGTGGCGAACCCCGCGCACGGGGCCGATCTGCTCCGGCTCGGCCGCTACGTGGCCACCGGAGCTGAGGCGGGCGGCGAGGTCGTGGGGCTGCACATGGTCCGCGTGCCGATCCAGACGCCGCTCTCGACGGCGCGCGACCGCTTCGTGCGCGAGCGCCCCGCCATCGAGGCTACCCTCGAACGCCTCGCCGCCGAGGCCCAGCGCAATGCGCACGGCGGGCACGGCGACGCGCTCGGAGCAACCTCTGTGGAGACGCTCACCGACGTGGCCCACGACGTGTTCGGCGGCCTTGTGGCCGAGGTGCCGGGGCGGCAGGCCGACCTGTTGCTGATGGGGTGGCGCGGCGGCTTCTCGCTCGGCAGCAGCGACTCGCCCGTGAAGCGCGTCATCCTGGACACGCCCACCGACCTCGCTATCCTCCGCGACCGGGGGCTGGGCACCGTCCGCACGATCCTGGTGCCGTGGGGAGGCGGCACGCACGCGCACTTGGGCCTCGAACTCGCCCTGCGCATCGCGCGCGCCACGGGGGCCGCGGTCCACCTTCAGCGCATCGTGCGGAGCGACGTGGACACCGCGCAGGAGCGCGCCGCGCTCGTCAAAGACGTGGCGGCCATCGTCAGCGACTACA